The window AAAGCTCGCCACAATCATCCTCACACGATTATGCATATATCCTGTCTGGTTAAGCTGCCTCATCCCGGCATCTACAATGGGATATCCCGTAGTTCCTTCACACCAGTGTTTAAACTCTTCTTCATTGTTACGCCAGTTGATATTATCATATTGTTTTTTAAAAGAGTGATGTACCACCTGCGGAAAATGATACAAAATCTGCATAAAAAACTCACGCCAGATCAATTCTGAAAGCCATGTCGCATTATGATTCAATGCAAAGGCAATACATTTCCTGATGCTGATTGTTCCAAAGCGCAAAGCGATTCCCAGCTGTGTGGTATGCTGTAAAGCCGGATAATCACGGTATTGATCATAATTGTCTATAATAGAAACATCCAGAAATGGTTTTGTAAAATCAATTTCAGTTTTTTTGAAACCTATTTCCTTTAAAGTAAGAATATCAGAATATTCCTGTGAAAAGAGATTGATAAGATTTAACTCAACAGATTTATAATGTTCAGGAGTTAATGCTTCCTGCCACTTCTTTGCAAAAGGAGTGTAAACGGTGTAAGGTGAACCATCTTTTTTAATAATCTGGTCTTTATCAAAAATTACCTGGTCTTTATAGGCTTTAAAAGGAATATTCTTTTCTGTGAAAAAATAATAGACTTCTTTATCTCTCTCAATTGCCCGAGGTTCATAATCCCTATTGCAGAAAACGCCCTGAATATGATATTCTTCGGATAATTTCCTGAATATCTCTATGGGTTTACCATAATATACATTAACTCTTGAATGATACTTTTTCAATGAAATATTAATATCCATCAAAGCCTGATGGATATAATCAACCCTGCGGTCTTCTTTATCTTCCAGCTTTCCAAGAATATCAGTATCAAATATAAAAACGGGCATTACCGGATCATCAGACTGAAGTGCGTGGAAAAGACCTACATTGTCTTCCAGCCTTAAATCACGTCTGAACCAGAATAGGGTAACTTTATGTTTCATGTAATTCAAACTACTTTATCATTCTATCGTTATAATACATTTCATAACTACGGATAAAGATACAGATTTTACTAAATAGAGTTTTTAACACGTCACATTATTCAGCTCTGGTATTGAGCTATGATGAATATCAATTAAAATTTTCCGACATTTGTCAGATAAATAGATATCCCAGCAATGGAAGAATTTGAAGTACCGGTAACCTATAAGGGTAAAGAACTGCTTTTCAACGGAAAGCTTGCTACATTCTCTTATGGATATAAATTATATGTAGATGTAGATGGAACTGAAGTTGTTATTGAACGTGATGATCACGGTGACTTAAGAGCTCTCCTTCCGGATGCCGCTTCGGAAAAAAATATAGATAAAGGTCTTATAGAAGCAATTATTGAAGTATTTAGAGAACTTCAGGTTTTATGATGATCTGTTGTGAATAAAAAGTCGTCTCAAAAGTTAAACAATTTGGTTTCTGTCATTCTGACGAAGGAAGTATCTCATTAATAACCAAACATATGAGATTCTTCATTACATTTCACTACATTCAGAACGACATCTTGGAGACCATCTTTTTCATTTAATCTGTTTATTCGAAGACTACATAATTTACCTTATCTACACCCGTATTTCCCGTTTTTTCATGATAAGCATACAGCACGAGCTCATAGTTTCCCGGAGAACTGATGCTATGACTTCCTTCAAAAAGATTGGTTGAAACCAGTGACATGTCTATATTTTTTACAAATTTTCCGTCTTTTTTCAGAATTCCTTTCACTTCAATCTCATCGGAATTCCATACACCTCCTTTATCTATGACACATCCGCACATCATGACAATATTAGCCTGAAACAGGAAAGGTTTATCTTTAATACTGTTCAATGCAATATATTGATGCGTTCTAGGTTTCAGAATATCAATAATGTATCCCGGAATTTCAAGGATAATACCTTCTCCTAAAATATGTTTCCCGGGAATCAGCCATAGCTCTGTGCTTACAACCGCCTGAGCCTGTTTGCTGTTCAAAGGAGAAATCACTTCTATGTTCACGAATGTAGGTTCATCAATATCCACTGCAGCCATAAAACCTCCGGTCTGTGCGTCTGTGATTGAGTTTCCTCTGACTTTGGGCGTTTTCATAATCAGATCTGTATTTCCGGTACTTCCTGTTGTATTTCCTTCTGCCAGAATTCTTTGATTGAGTTTGTTCCTGATGATGATATGAGCCCCGCCCAATGAAGTTCCTATAAATTTGGCATCTCTCGCTTTTGCTCTTATCATGATTTTTGTTTCCGTTGCCGAAATCATAA of the Chryseobacterium viscerum genome contains:
- a CDS encoding cryptochrome/photolyase family protein — its product is MKHKVTLFWFRRDLRLEDNVGLFHALQSDDPVMPVFIFDTDILGKLEDKEDRRVDYIHQALMDINISLKKYHSRVNVYYGKPIEIFRKLSEEYHIQGVFCNRDYEPRAIERDKEVYYFFTEKNIPFKAYKDQVIFDKDQIIKKDGSPYTVYTPFAKKWQEALTPEHYKSVELNLINLFSQEYSDILTLKEIGFKKTEIDFTKPFLDVSIIDNYDQYRDYPALQHTTQLGIALRFGTISIRKCIAFALNHNATWLSELIWREFFMQILYHFPQVVHHSFKKQYDNINWRNNEEEFKHWCEGTTGYPIVDAGMRQLNQTGYMHNRVRMIVASFLCKHLLIDWRWGEAYFASKLNDYDLSANNGNWQWAAGSGCDAAPYFRVFNPTAQTEKFDKDLLYIKKWLPEWNTPAYPSPIVEHTFARERALSEYKKALA